The window CTGAGCTTTTTCTCGGTCATGTAGGTGATGGCGCTGGCGATGGTCGCTCCGGCGCCGGGCAACACGCCGACAAAAAAGCCTATCACCGACGAGCGCAGCGTCGCGCCCACGCATTGCGCGCCTTCTTTGGCGTTGAACATCATGCGGCCGGTTTTACGTACCAGCGCCTGACCGCTGCTGGTATGTTCCAGCATTAACAGGATTTCTGAGACAGAGAACAGCCCAATCACCACCACGATAAACTGCACGCCGTCGGAGAGATGAACACTGTCAAAGGTGAAGCGATATACCCCGGTGTTGGCGTCTACGCCGACGGTCGCAAGGCCAAGACCGATCAGCGCTGCCAGAAAGGATTTCAGCGGGTTTTGCGCCATCATGCTGCCGAGGCAGGCAATGGCGAAGACCATTAAGGCAAAGTATTCTGCCGGACCGAAGGCCAGCGACCATTGAGCCAGTGCCGGAGCAAACAGAATGATGCCGCCGATGGCGATCAGCGAGCCAAAGAAAGAGCTGACCGCCGAGATAGAGAGTGCCACGCCGCCGCGTCCTTGCTGCGCCATCGGGTAGCCGTCGAGGGCGGTCATAATAGCGGCGGCATCGCCGGGCACGTTCAGCAAAATCGACGAGATTCGCCCGCCGTATTCGCAGCCGATGTAAACGGTCGCCAGCAGGATCAGTGCGGACTCTGCGGGCAGGTGCAACGCAAAAGCCAGCGGCAGCAGGATCGCCACACCGTTAATGGGGCCTAGCCCCGGCAACAGCCCGACAATGGTGCCAACAAAACAGCCGATCAGCGCAATGACCAGGTTTTCAGGCGTCATCGCCACCGCAAAACCCTGAGAAAGATATATCCAGGTATCCATCGTTTCTCCGTTAACTCAGCCAGGCGCCGAGAGGTAAGGTGACGTCAAGCAGCCGATCGAAGGCATACCACAGCAGAATGCCAAGAACCGACCCGGAAATACCCGCCGCCGGGATGGTGGCTCCGAACAGCAGGCCAATCACCACGGTGAGAATGGCGGTGGCAATGGGAAAGCCCAGCCACTCGAATCCCCAGGCGTACATAAACAGAATAATCACCATCGTCAGCAGCTTTTGCAGTACGTGGCGACGAGGCCAGCTGATGGTGTCCGGGTGGCGCAGGAGTAACGCCACGGCGCACAGCAACATCAGGCCAATAATGCCCAGCGGAAAGGGACGCGGGCCGACCGGCTCATAGCTGTATTCGCTGGTTATTTGCCAGGCCACGAACAGCCCGGCTATACAGAGCAACAGCCAGATACCCGCAAAAATACGATCGCTCATCATTGTTGCCCCTGCGCTTATTTAGCCAGACCGAAGGCTTTTGCCTGCTCACGATAATCGGTGACCTGCTTCTTCACGTAGGCGTCGAGTTGTTGCCCACTCATGTTGAATTCAAACAGACCGCGAAGATCGCGTTGCTTTTTAAATTCATCGGTTTGTTGGAGTTTGGCAAAGGCGTCCACCCACCATTGATACTCGGCGTCGCTGACTTTGGGTCCGACGTAGAAGCCGCGGATAATCGGCCACACGAGGTCATATCCCTGCTCTTTGGCGGTGGGCACATTGGCTAACTGACCCGGTAAACGCTGGTCGGAGAACACCGCCAGGACGCGGATTTTGTCGCCGTTGAGGTAGGGCACCATCTCGCTGAGATCGCCGGAGACCACCTGCACGTGATTGCCCATCAGCGCCGTGACCGGTTCACCGCCGCCCTCAAACGCCACGTAACGCATCTTATGCGGATCGACGTTGGCTTTTTGCGCCAGCAGCGCCGACTTCATCCAGTCCTGACTGCCAATAGAGGCACCGGCGCCAATCACTACGCTGTTGGGATCTTTCTCCATGGCCGTCAGCAGGTCTTTCAGCGTTTTCCATGGGGCATCGTTGCGCACGGCAATCATGCCGTAGTCGGTGCCGACGCTTGCCAGCCAGCGCACATCGTCGACGCCATAACGGCCAAATTTACCCTGCGACAGGTTCAGCAGCGACCCGCCGGAGAAGGCCACCACGGTGCCTGCTTCGGCAGGGCGTTGGGCGACGATGGCGTTATAAGCGACCGCCCCGACGCCGCCAGGCATATAGGTCACGCGCATCGGTTTTTCGATGGCGCCGGTTTCCATCATGCTCACCTGAATCAGCTTACAGGTGAGGTCAAAACCGCCGCCGGGTTTTGCCGGGGCGATACATTCGGTGCGTGAAGGCGCTTGTTCCGCCAGAACAGAGGTACTCATCAGTAACATGCTTGCAGTAAGGGTACGAAGTAATTGTTTTTTCATTATTTATCCTCACGCCGGATGACCGGATTTCGGGTACGGAAGATTATTTTTGTGATTATGTGAGCCGATGTGTAGCAGTTCGGTTGCGTGATTGTTAAAACATTAACCTTTCAATTCCCTTTCAATGCGGCAGAAACTTTACAGGATGTGATATGCGTCTCTTATTAGCGGAAGATAACCGTGAGCTCGCTCACTGGCTGGAGAAAGCGCTGGTGCAAAACGGTTTTGCCGTTGACTGCGTGTTTGATGGTCTGGCGGCCGATCACCTGTTACACAGTGAAACCTATGCGCTGGCGGTGCTGGACATCAATATGCCTGGGCTGGACGGTCTTGAGGTGGTTCAGCGGCTGCGTAAGCGCGGGCAAACACTTCCCGTTTTGCTGCTGACAGCACGTAGTGCGGTGGCGGATCGGGTAAAAGGGCTTAACGCCGGTGCGGATGATTACCTGGCAAAACCGTTTGAGCTTGAAGAGCTGGATGCCAGGCTGCGGGCGCTGCTGCGGCGTAGCGCGGGGCAAGTGCAGGGTATACAGCAACTCGGTGAGCTGGCGTTTCATGATGAGGGTTATTTTCTGCTGCAGGGACAACCGCTGGCGCTGACGCCGCGCGAACAGGCGCTGCTGACGGTGCTGATGTATCGACGGTTGCGTCCGGTCTCGCGCCAGCAGTTGTTTGAACAGGTCTTCAGCCTGAGCGATGAGGTCAGCCCCGAAAGTATTGAACTTTACATCCACCGTTTGCGTAAAAAACTGAACGGCAGCGACGTGCGTATCGCGACCCTGCGAGGCCTGGGCTATGTGCTGGAGCGCAGTGATGAAGTGGGTTAAGCCGCAGTCGCTGTATTTGCAACTGCTGATGTTCCTTGGCTTACCGCTGCTACTGCTGTGGGGGCTGTCGGCGTTTAACAGCTATGTCAGTGCCCTGCAGGCGGCGACTCAGGCGTATGACCGGACGCTGCTCTCATCGGCGAGAACGGTATCCGAGCGGCTGGTGGTGCGCAATAAACGCCTGGAAGTCAACGTACCGTGGGTGGTACTGGACAGCTTTGAGCTGAACATGAACGATCGGCTGTACTACAAGGTGGTGGATCCGACGGGGAAGGTCATTTCCGGCTATGACGATTTGCCAGCGATGCCGCCTTCCACCTCGCGCACCCGGCTATACCCGGCGCTGGCGTGGTTTTATCATACTGAATATCGCGGGGAGGCTATTCGTGTGGCACGCCTGCTCCAGCCGGTGAATGAAGGCGGGATTGTCGGTATGGCGGAGATTTATGTCGCCGAAACGCTGCAATCACGACGCTATCTGGCGCGACAGCTGCTGTTCTCATCCTGGGTATCCCAGGGGCTGCTGGTACTGCTGACGCTGGTGCTGGTCGGCTGGCTGCTGCGACGGGTATTACGCCCGATGCGCCAGTTGTCATCACTGATGGTACGCCGCGAGCCGGGGCTGCTGACGCCACTGCCGGAGCTGCTGCCGTGGTCGGAAACTCGTTTGCTGATCGTGGCCTTCAATCGCTACATTGACCGGCTACGCGCACTGATATCGCGCCAGGAGCGGTTCAGCGCAGATGCTTCTCATCAGTTAAAAACCCCGCTGGCGGTGCTAAAAACGCAGGCTGCGGTAGCCCTTGCTAGCCCGCAGCCGCAGCAGTGGTATGAGAGTTTACAGGCCATGAGCACTACGCTCGACAGCACCATTCAATTGACCGAGAGGCTGTTACAGCTTTCTGCCGTGAAGCGCAAAGAGCAGGGAGAAAGACACTTCTCACCGGTTAATCTGTTTGAGGTGGTGCAAACCAGCTGTTTTACCCGCCTGGCGCAGGCGCGCAGCAAAGCCATCGATCTCGGCTATGAAGGGGAACAAGAGGCGGTGTGGATTGAAGGGGATGATGTTTTGCTCGGCGAACTGTGCGGAAATCTGCTGGATAATGCGCTGAAATACACGCCTGCACAGGGGATGGTCACCGCCCGCCTGCTGCGCGAGGGAGAAAGCGTGGTGCTGGTGGTTGAAGACAGTGGCCCCGGTATTGATGACGATCGGGTGCATCAGGCGCTGTTACCGTTTCATCGTCTGGATAATGTGGACAATGTTCCTGGGGCGGGGATTGGGCTGGCGCTGGTCAATGATATTGCTCGCCTGCACCGCACGCACCCACAACTGTCGCGCAGTGAAACTCTGGGAGGGTTAAGCGTGCGGGTGCGGTTTTTATGCGTCGCGGGTTAAAGCAGCTAAAAATAATCAGGCATAACCTATTTTGCTAGTCGACGAATGGTTATCTGTCAATAATATATCCGTTGTAGATAATCATATATTTCTAATAATAAAAATCAAATGGTCATGAAAATAATATTCAATTAAATCAAGTGGGTATGAATTTTTCATGAGACTGTGGTCACAATTTGTAATACTAGTAATTACATTTGCTGACACTCCGACATTGCGATTTTTGAGCTTGTGATATAATTAGCCATATCAAGCGATAAAAAAATAATTAAAATCAATCGATAATAGGCTGAGATATGCTTAAAAATTCGCTAAAGATTAGCAGTCAAGGATATCCAGTTTATATAAAACTGGTCGATTTCCTTGTCATCAATTTTACTCTAATTTTTAGCGCCAAACTGCTAGGCATGCTGCCGTTTTCGACGATTGTAATCCTCAGTGTGATCTTCTCACTTCTGTTTTTGTTGTTTGCTGAATACACCAAAATGTACCAGCAGAAGATCAAAACCATTAGCTTGCGCAACCAAAAGAGACTGCTGGCGTGTACGCTACTGGCCATTTTCTGTAATGAGTGGGTTCGTACGACCATTGCAGATCCTCAGTCGCTGGGGGATCTGAATGCACTGGATCCGCCTTTTTGTTCAGCTATTGTCATTTGGTATTTTATTCCACTACCTGTCCTTTATTTTATTCGTTTTTTTCTTTTTAAATACTCAGCCAAGAAACATATTCGCGTTGCCGTTATTGGTCTGACCGAGAATGGTCTGGCGGCGGAAAATGCGTTGACTACGGAATACGCCAACATCAAGTTAGACCTGGCGTTTTATGATGAGCGCAGTCCAGATCGTTGTGGCGATGTGGTTGATAAAATAAAAAGCCCCTTTCGCGGCTCGGTCATTAATTTAGTTGAAGAAGCCAAAAATGGGAATATAGATGAGATCTATATTGCGCTACCGATGGTGGCGTTACAGCGCATTCGTCATTTTTTGGCAATGATGTCTGATACTACGGTCGATACCTATATTGTGCCTGACTTTTATACCTACAGTAACAATATGTCCAAGCTGCGCTCGATCCACAATCTGCAAACCATCGGCATTTTTAGCTCGCCGTTTGAAGGTGCAGGATCGTTTATTAAGCGGACTGAAGATCTGGTACTCGGGAGTCTCATTATGGTGATGATCTCCTCACTGATGCTAGTCATCGCCATTGGGATCAAACTCACCTCGCGCGGCCCGGTATTTTTCAAACAAGACCGCTATGGTCTGAGTGGGCAAAAAATTAAGGTCTGGAAGTTTCGCTCAATGCGGGTGATGGAGAATTCTGACACCGTTATTCAGGCTACGAAGAACGATCCACGCGTGACGAAATTCGGCAGTTTTTTACGTCGCACCTCGCTCGATGAACTGCCGCAATTTATTAATGTGTTGCAGGGAAGTATGTCGATTGTCGGTCCCAGACCGCATGCAGTTACGCATAACGAGCAGTACCGTAAGCAGGTCGAAAATTACATGATCCGCCATAAAGTGAAGCCAGGGATCACCGGTCTCGCGCAGATTAATGGGTTTCGTGGGGAAATCGATGCGCTCTATAAGATGGAAAAACGTGTCCAGTATGACATTGAATATATTCAAAACTGGTCATTATGGTTGGATATAAAAATTATTATTAAAACTATTTTCAAAGGATTTGTCGGTAAGAATGCATACTAAAATACTCGTTATTACCGGGATCGTGATATCGCAGTCCGCATGGGCTGATCTGACACCGAAATCACACATTGGCTTTGCGGGGATCGACTTCCAGGGCAAGGTTGCTGTGGATTATGGTTATGATGATAACGTGACATATCAGCCACATAACCGCGATGCGAAAGGTTCCGCCTTTCAGAGTGCTGCGCCCGTGCTGAGTATGATCGGTGAGCGCGGTCAGGATACGTATTTGCTGATGTATTCGGGGGATTATCGCCACTACTCCAGCGATTCTGCGGATAACTACAACGATCATTTTTTCCGTTTTAACGGTGCCTGGCGTTACGGACAAATGCACGGCCTAACCCTGAATCTGGAAGATTCGCTTGGGCATGAAGATCGTGGTCGCGATATTACTGAGGGTTTTTTGCCGAGTCAGTTTCGCCAGTATGGGATTAAATCTCCACTGACGACCAATTTTATCAACAGCGAACTGCGCTACAGTTACGGCGCGCCGGATGGGCGCGGTAAAGCGGAACTGGCGTTGTTATACAAAAAGTTGACGTTCGGTAATACGTCGGATGTTCAGGATACCAGTAAAGAATTTTATACCTACATTCAGCAGCAGGAATGGCATGAGAATAGCCTGGTTGCGGAGATATTTGACCAGTACACGTCGAGAACACGTTTTCGCTATAGCTTTATTACTAACCAGCGTCATTACGATAACAACTCAGAAAAAGACAGTAATGAATACTATTTGCTTTACGGCCTGAAATCGCAGTTGACGGGTAAAACGAATGTCGACATGAATATTTCATGGTTGTACAAAACATTTGAAAACGATCCAAACTCGCATGATTTTAATGGTCTAAACTGGGATGTAAAAGGAGAGTGGAAACCGTTACAGCAGTCAGTTTTCACCGCGCGGACGTCACAAAGTATTAAAGACCCATCGGAAGTTGGGGGCTATATTTTAGTTACTGAATATGGGATTTCTTACCAGCATTTTTGGTTGGGTAATCGCTTTTCTACCCTTCTCGACTATGCATACACAATGGAAGATTATAAAAAACAGAACAAAGATCGCCATGATAAAAATGGTGTATTTAGCGTAACTATGAGCTATGACTACACGCCGTCGGTGAATTTTGCGATTAAATATCAGGTAGATACATTGAATTCTAATAAGGATACTGACTCGTTTTATATCGGTCCCAACGACAAATATAAAGTCATCAGAACGCTAGGTTATGATAATTCTATGATTATGCTTACAGCTAAGGTTCAGATCTAAAATGAAAATAATAGAACTGTGCGCGTTTTTTCTATTCAGTATCCTGTTGGTCGGATGCGCAACGTCCAGGCCACCATTAACGGACGACCCTGCGGCAAGCGCAGAGGATTACCGTCTTGGTGCGGGGGATACGGTCAATATTGTGGTTTACGGCGAACCCGAGATGACCATGAAATTTATCGTCGATAAAAGCGGAACCATCAATTTCCCTTATATTGGCACGCTCGCATTAAAAGAGAAAACGCCGGACCAGGTGACTGCGGAATTAACGCAACGCTTGCGTAATGGATATATGGTTAATCCCATGGTGACGGTTAGCGTCGCTGAATTCCGTAAATACTACGTATCAGGCGAAGTGAAAAGCCCTAATGCTTTTGCGTATGAGCCGGGGCTTACCGTGGAGAAAGCGATCGCTCAGGCGGGCGGATTTACCGATCGCGCTGACCGTAAAGATATCAATATTCGCCAGGCGGGCAGTCATCAGCTGCTGGAGAATGTGGATTTAACGCACTCGGTGCGTCCAGGTGACGTTGTGATCATTGGCATGGGGTTCTTCTAATGATGAAACTCTCTATAGTGGAAAACGGCAAAAAGCGAGAAAACGCAGTCGAACTCTCCCGCTTTGCCAAAGAACTTAAAAAGAACGCCTGGAAAATTGCGCTAACCGGAATTATCGCCGGAGTGGTGGCGTATCCCTTGATCAGCATGATGTCAGCAAAGTATGTCTCGACGGCGACGGTGCTGATTAAGGCACAAGCCGATAACGTTTCGCCGTTTCCACAGGTGGATGGTTTTGATTCAACGCGCAGCGGATATTACGAAACGCAATATGCGCTGATGCAGTCACGCATTATCCTCGAGCAGGCGGTACGCGACCTGAAGTTGGATGAAAATCCCGATTTTACTGGCAATAAATTGGCCGCAGCGGGGGCTAATAGCGGGGATAATCAACAGCAGAGAGTCGATCAGGCGCTGAAGACCTTATCACAGCATCTGAAGGTCATCGGCATTCGCACGACCAATCTGGCCTCTATTTCCTATGAGTCACCCTCAGCACAGCAATCGGCTGAGATAGCCAACGGCGTCGCGCAGGCTTTCATCAACTATACGGTTGAGCAAAAACGGCAGAAAGTGGAGAACGCGAAGGCGCTGAATGCGGAAAAGATGGCAGAGCTACAGGCTGCGATCGTGAAGCAAAAAGAGACGATGGATGGCTACCTGAAAAATGCCGGGCTGCTGACCTTTCGCGGTATTGATGGCTTTGAAACCGAGCAGCTTAGTATTGTGACTAATCGTCTGGCCGATGCGACCCAGCGTCGGGTTGCGGCGGAGTCGGTCTATAACGAAGTGAATGGCCGGGGGAGAACCCTTGAGAGCATCATTTCTTTGCCCTCTGTTTCTGACCACGCCCAGATTCAGGACTTACGTATCGCGTTGATTCAGGCGCAGCGCGCGCTGTCGGAACAGCGAAAACTGTATGGGCCGAAACACGCGACGATTTTAAAAGCGGAAGCCGACGTTCAGTCGATCCAAAGTCAAACCGGGCGGGTGCTGGGCGAACTGAAAGTTGGCTTACGTCAGCAATATCTGGCCGCGCTGGCGGATGAAAAGAATTATCAGCAGCAGGTGGCGCAGCAGAAAGACATCTTCCAACAAATGGCGTCCAAACGAGATGGCTATAACAGCCAGAAACTGTCGTTAGACAAAATGGAAGACCTGTATAAATCGCTGTATCAGCGCACTCAGGAACTGTCGTTGTCCGGTGTCAATGCAGATGCAGTGCTGTACGATCCTGCAGTGCCACCGTTAAAACCGGTAAAACCGAATAAGTCATTGCTGTTGGTGATGGTGGTCCTGATGGCGGTGGTGTTTAGCATCATGTACTTCATCGTCAAAGCAGCAATGGACAATTCCATTCGCACCCTGAGCCGTATGAGTCAACGCCTTAACGTCACCCCGCTGGGTGAAATCCGCCGGTTTAGCGGCACAACCGGGCGCGAGCAGGTACGGGATATGATTTTGAAGAACCCGCTGAATGCCGACATTATTCACGGTATTCGTACCCGGATAATGCTGGATAGCCGGCCATTACAGACGGTTGCGGTGGCGTCTGCCGGGCACGGTGAAGGGCGTTCCCTGCTGGCCAATTTGCTGGCAAGCTCCTTTAGTTTCGATCAGAAAACGCTACTCATTGATGCAGACTTCTTTAATAACGATGGCCTGACGAATGAACTCGCCACGCCGGCATCTGCGGGCATGGCGGAGCTGCTACGGGGCGAAATCGTGCTGGAGAACGCGCGGATGACGATACATGAGAATCTTGATTTTATCCCGCGAGGTAAGTCCACTATCTCCTCTTTACTGATGCTGTCGTCGGAAAATGTAGAGCCTTTGATGCGCGAGCTGAAGTCGCGCTATCAGCGCATTATTATTGATGTGGCGGCGGTGAATCAGAGCCAGGATATTCAGCTGATTAAGCGCGCTGCCGACGGGGTTATTTTCATCGTGAAAGCCGGTGTGGGGACGGCACAGACGATCGCCAGCGCGCTGGATAAGATTGAGGATAATCAGGGCGTGGTAATTGGCGCGGTGTTGAACGGGGTGGAAGAAAAAAACCTCGAAACGCAAGAAGGGCTGCGTTCACTGAACTTCAGCACTGACCAACTGTTGACGACGCCAGGTCGCGTATGAGTCTACTGAAGAGCGCATCCACGATAGCTGGCTCATCAATCATCTCGCAGTTGATTGGTGCGCTGTCTATCTGGTTGATCTCACATAAGTATGACATGGCCGAAGTTGGACTGTATGCGCTTAACTACAGTATTGCCGTGGTGGGGGCGCAGGTTTGCACCTTTGCCTCACAGCTGTTAATTCCTAAGCAGCAGGACGACAGTCTCGCGCAAAATGTGGTGTTTTGCCTGCTGCAAAGCACGCTGATTGCGTTGCCCTACGCTGTACTGACTGCGTGGTTGTTTCACCAGAATATCCTGTTTCTCTATTTATTGACGCTCTCTACGGCGTGGGCGTTAATCTCAGAAAACTTATCGCTGCGCACGGCCAATTTTTATTTTCTGATTTTTCAGCGTATTTCGGTTTCGGTAGTGGTGGTGCTCTCGGTACTGCTCACGCATCAGGTACAGACCTTTTACTGGTCGTGGGCGTGCGCGATGATCCTACTGACATCGAGCTGTATTTTGCATTCGTTTGATATCCGCTCAGTGACGTCTGGGCATCTGCATCCATTGAATAACTGGAGATTTTTTAAGCAAAACATTCATCACATCAGCAAGGTCGGCAGCGCTGAGGTGCTGGCGATGGCCAGCAGCAACTTACCGATTATGCTGATTAACTTCTGGTTCTCGGCGCTGACGGCGGGCTATTTTTCCGTCGTCAGTCGGTTCTGTCTGGCACCTGTGGTGATCATCGGCAATGCGGTGCGCAATACCATTTTCTCCAAGTGGTCTATTGATTTCAGAAATAACACCTTTAATTATCAGGAATATACAAAGGTGCGTTTGCTGCTGTTAGTGCTTGGGGGGGGTTGTACGCTCGGGGTGTTTATTTTCTATCCCATCGTGATGCGGCTGGGGTTTAGCGAGGACTGGATTAACTCCATTGAGACATCCCGCTATATGCTGCCCTATTTGTTCCCAGCGCTGGCAATCAGCCCACTCACGGTAATTGAACTTATTTTTGGCTCCCATCGCTATTTTTTGCGTATTCAGCTCGAACAGCTGGCGATTGTGTTAGTCGCTTTTGTGGTGGTGCCCTATTTTTATAAAGACTATGCCACGTCAGTCATCTTGTTCTCTGCGCTGACATTTATTCGCTATGGGTTTATTTATTTCAAAATGAACCAGCGCGCCAATCTGCTGAAAGACAAGCCGGTGATATTATGACCCTGAATACCGGATATTATTTACAGGCCTATACCTTTATCACGCTGATCCTGTGTGGACTGGTGCAATATTTTACCGGTATGCAATCGGTGCTGTGGATCCCGTTTTTCCTGACGCTGCTCATGGTCGGATTAATGGTGATGCAAACGCGTGAGAGCCCGCTGCATCTGGATGCCCAGGAGACCATTATTCTTGCGCTGTATTTCTCTTTTCTGCTATTGGCAGGGGCTTCAACCCTGCTGCAGGGCGGGGTAACCGTCGCGATTGTGGCCTTTAAAAACGAGATAGCACTGTCGCTGGTGATGATCTGTTTACTGCTGGGATTCTGCCGGGAATCACAGATTTATCGGGCAACACGCTATCTGTATTGGGTGTTTTACGCCCAGGTCCCGGTGATGATTTATCAGGTATTACTGGTGGTTCCCCAGCGCGTGGCGCAGCGCGGCGAAGAGGAAAAATGGGACTCGGTGGTCGGGACCTTCGGGGGCGACCCAATGGGCGGCGGTAATACGGCGGCAATGGGGTTATTTTGCCTGCTGATTATGTTGCTTAAGCTCTCGGAATATAAACACGGGCTGACGACGTTTAAATCGATGGCGCTGCATATTATTCTTGGGTTTGGGCTGTGTATTATTGGTGAAGTGAAGTTTGTCATCTTGCTTTCACCGCTGTTCCTGGCCTGGGTGTGGATTTCGCCGAGCTATGTTAAAGACGTCAGTAAAATTAATCTCAAAACGTTATTGCTGATTGTTATTGGCATGCTGGTACTCATCGGTCTGTCGGTGATGATTCTGGCCTGGTACTATTCGTCTGCTTTTGGCGGCGATCCGACCAAAAGCGCCTTTAGCGTTTTTATCGATTCACTCAGCTATATCTTTGATCCCAACTACATCATGTCGACCGGTGAACTGGGCCGCTTCACGACGTTTCTGTTCTGGCTTAAAAATAACGATCTGTGGGGACTGTCCGGTACGCTATTTGGCTACGGCCTGAATGCGACCAACAGCGGAAGTTCGGTATCACCTGGGTTTTTGAATATTGTTTATAACCTGATCCTGGACTCCACGTCGCTGAGTATGCTGCTGTGGGAAATTGGCGTGATTGGCACGCTGCTGTTTATCGGTCTGTTTATTTATATTCTAAAAGTGTGTCAGCCGAAACCGGTACTGGCGCTTGAACAACTGGACGCGCAGGATCTGCAACTGTTGAGCTTTGCGCCAGCGTATAACGCTTTTGCGATCGCGTGTTTAGTGAGCTTACCTTATAGCCAAATCCTGATGATAACGCCGATGCTACAGTTCCTGTTTTATTTATCGCTCGGTTCAAGCTTAGTGATTCGTCGCACCGTTCTTCGCAGCGCAGGAGGAGGGTATGGATAATA of the Citrobacter freundii genome contains:
- a CDS encoding capsular biosynthesis protein; amino-acid sequence: MTLNTGYYLQAYTFITLILCGLVQYFTGMQSVLWIPFFLTLLMVGLMVMQTRESPLHLDAQETIILALYFSFLLLAGASTLLQGGVTVAIVAFKNEIALSLVMICLLLGFCRESQIYRATRYLYWVFYAQVPVMIYQVLLVVPQRVAQRGEEEKWDSVVGTFGGDPMGGGNTAAMGLFCLLIMLLKLSEYKHGLTTFKSMALHIILGFGLCIIGEVKFVILLSPLFLAWVWISPSYVKDVSKINLKTLLLIVIGMLVLIGLSVMILAWYYSSAFGGDPTKSAFSVFIDSLSYIFDPNYIMSTGELGRFTTFLFWLKNNDLWGLSGTLFGYGLNATNSGSSVSPGFLNIVYNLILDSTSLSMLLWEIGVIGTLLFIGLFIYILKVCQPKPVLALEQLDAQDLQLLSFAPAYNAFAIACLVSLPYSQILMITPMLQFLFYLSLGSSLVIRRTVLRSAGGGYG
- a CDS encoding GumC family protein; the encoded protein is MKLSIVENGKKRENAVELSRFAKELKKNAWKIALTGIIAGVVAYPLISMMSAKYVSTATVLIKAQADNVSPFPQVDGFDSTRSGYYETQYALMQSRIILEQAVRDLKLDENPDFTGNKLAAAGANSGDNQQQRVDQALKTLSQHLKVIGIRTTNLASISYESPSAQQSAEIANGVAQAFINYTVEQKRQKVENAKALNAEKMAELQAAIVKQKETMDGYLKNAGLLTFRGIDGFETEQLSIVTNRLADATQRRVAAESVYNEVNGRGRTLESIISLPSVSDHAQIQDLRIALIQAQRALSEQRKLYGPKHATILKAEADVQSIQSQTGRVLGELKVGLRQQYLAALADEKNYQQQVAQQKDIFQQMASKRDGYNSQKLSLDKMEDLYKSLYQRTQELSLSGVNADAVLYDPAVPPLKPVKPNKSLLLVMVVLMAVVFSIMYFIVKAAMDNSIRTLSRMSQRLNVTPLGEIRRFSGTTGREQVRDMILKNPLNADIIHGIRTRIMLDSRPLQTVAVASAGHGEGRSLLANLLASSFSFDQKTLLIDADFFNNDGLTNELATPASAGMAELLRGEIVLENARMTIHENLDFIPRGKSTISSLLMLSSENVEPLMRELKSRYQRIIIDVAAVNQSQDIQLIKRAADGVIFIVKAGVGTAQTIASALDKIEDNQGVVIGAVLNGVEEKNLETQEGLRSLNFSTDQLLTTPGRV
- a CDS encoding capsular biosynthesis protein, which translates into the protein MSLLKSASTIAGSSIISQLIGALSIWLISHKYDMAEVGLYALNYSIAVVGAQVCTFASQLLIPKQQDDSLAQNVVFCLLQSTLIALPYAVLTAWLFHQNILFLYLLTLSTAWALISENLSLRTANFYFLIFQRISVSVVVVLSVLLTHQVQTFYWSWACAMILLTSSCILHSFDIRSVTSGHLHPLNNWRFFKQNIHHISKVGSAEVLAMASSNLPIMLINFWFSALTAGYFSVVSRFCLAPVVIIGNAVRNTIFSKWSIDFRNNTFNYQEYTKVRLLLLVLGGGCTLGVFIFYPIVMRLGFSEDWINSIETSRYMLPYLFPALAISPLTVIELIFGSHRYFLRIQLEQLAIVLVAFVVVPYFYKDYATSVILFSALTFIRYGFIYFKMNQRANLLKDKPVIL